One Polyangiaceae bacterium DNA segment encodes these proteins:
- a CDS encoding phosphocholine cytidylyltransferase family protein produces MMSTTTAVILVAGIGSRLRPLTDDRPKALVEVHGRSILARAVDALVAHGVGHVVLATGYRQDAIARQMETCRARVTLCHNPRFDTTQNVVSLALCRDAVAGEGFFKLDGDVLFQSDVLRRLDASAADLAVAVDERRALDEEAMKVEARAGRIVAFGKALPLEGAAGESIGIERVSGSVCERLFDAIDATVSAGHTDVYYEHVYDQLVRDGLVADAVAVGDLPWTEVDDPADLSRAAEMFD; encoded by the coding sequence ATGATGTCCACGACGACGGCCGTGATACTGGTTGCCGGGATTGGTTCGCGCTTGCGTCCGCTGACCGACGATCGCCCAAAGGCGCTGGTGGAAGTGCACGGTCGCAGCATCCTGGCCAGAGCGGTGGACGCTCTGGTCGCGCACGGCGTCGGTCACGTGGTGCTGGCGACGGGCTATCGGCAGGATGCCATCGCACGGCAGATGGAGACCTGTCGGGCGCGCGTGACTCTGTGTCACAACCCGCGCTTCGATACCACACAGAACGTGGTGTCCCTGGCACTGTGTCGAGACGCCGTGGCAGGCGAGGGCTTCTTCAAGTTGGACGGCGACGTCCTGTTCCAGTCCGACGTCCTTCGCCGCCTAGATGCGAGTGCGGCGGATCTCGCCGTTGCCGTCGACGAGCGACGCGCCCTCGACGAAGAAGCCATGAAAGTCGAAGCGCGAGCGGGTCGCATCGTCGCCTTTGGCAAGGCATTGCCGCTCGAGGGTGCAGCGGGCGAGTCCATCGGCATCGAACGCGTCAGTGGCAGCGTCTGCGAGCGACTGTTCGACGCCATCGACGCGACCGTGAGCGCGGGCCACACCGATGTCTACTACGAGCACGTCTACGACCAACTGGTGCGCGACGGCCTGGTTGCCGATGCCGTCGCCGTGGGTGACCTGCCCTGGACCGAGGTCGACGATCCGGCGGACCTGTCGCGCGCAGCGGAGATGTTCGACTGA
- a CDS encoding CAP domain-containing protein — protein MVRLATALSCALALAGCNAPGHRGGGKLPPLERPTGPMDLETARRYVLDLVNRDRAKEGLEAVERDEVAERAGQRHVEDMVQKGFTAHWGSDGSVPEQRYTQAGGVHFVQENAACFFDGTARELDANPTFTAEQLEKIELAFISEVPPNDGHRKNILKPVHNFVGVGLAKPVGVEQPCMAQEFVDNYGDYTELPQKAAVGQNLNISGSVSAPVEFGGVGISRIESAKAKTAAELNQTNVYPVPEPFVLYFPAGFKTPKPVKLDGRNFSIDAPLSDQRRAGRYGVSIWGKYPGADALVMVSLRIIDVR, from the coding sequence ATGGTCAGATTGGCTACGGCTCTTTCGTGTGCGCTCGCCCTCGCCGGCTGCAACGCTCCCGGGCACCGCGGGGGGGGCAAGTTGCCACCGCTGGAGCGACCAACAGGACCCATGGACCTGGAAACCGCACGGCGCTACGTGCTCGACTTGGTCAACCGCGACCGCGCCAAGGAGGGGCTGGAGGCGGTGGAGCGCGATGAAGTCGCCGAGCGTGCCGGCCAACGCCATGTCGAGGACATGGTGCAGAAGGGCTTCACGGCACATTGGGGCAGCGATGGATCGGTGCCCGAGCAGCGCTACACCCAGGCGGGTGGTGTGCATTTCGTTCAGGAGAACGCCGCCTGCTTCTTCGATGGGACGGCGCGAGAGTTGGACGCGAACCCGACCTTCACGGCCGAGCAGTTGGAGAAGATCGAGCTCGCGTTCATCAGTGAGGTCCCGCCCAACGACGGTCATCGCAAGAACATTCTGAAGCCCGTGCACAACTTCGTGGGCGTGGGGTTGGCGAAGCCCGTGGGTGTGGAACAACCATGCATGGCTCAGGAATTCGTCGACAACTACGGCGACTACACCGAGCTGCCGCAAAAGGCCGCCGTCGGCCAGAACTTGAACATCAGCGGTTCCGTTTCTGCCCCGGTCGAGTTCGGCGGCGTGGGCATCAGCCGCATCGAGTCGGCCAAGGCCAAGACCGCGGCGGAGCTGAACCAGACCAACGTCTACCCCGTGCCCGAACCCTTCGTGCTGTACTTTCCCGCGGGTTTCAAGACGCCAAAGCCCGTGAAGCTGGACGGCCGCAACTTCAGCATCGACGCGCCCCTCTCCGACCAACGGCGGGCCGGCCGTTACGGCGTCAGCATCTGGGGCAAGTACCCGGGAGCCGACGCCCTGGTCATGGTCAGCCTTCGCATCATCGACGTGCGCTGA
- a CDS encoding peroxiredoxin: protein MAPGAKAPDFRLQDQDGKWLTSRELRGTPYVLYFYPKDDTPGCTQEACDFRDAFGAFKRAGARVLGVSPDSVATHAKFVGKHRLPITLLSDSSREVCAAYGVWVKKRLYGREYMGVERSTFVVGPNGVVRRVWRGVKVPGHAAAVLAAVRERG, encoded by the coding sequence GTGGCACCCGGCGCCAAGGCTCCGGACTTTCGTCTGCAAGACCAGGACGGCAAGTGGCTGACCAGCCGAGAACTGCGCGGCACGCCGTACGTTCTCTACTTCTACCCCAAGGACGACACGCCCGGTTGTACGCAGGAGGCCTGTGACTTCCGTGACGCTTTTGGCGCTTTCAAGCGCGCCGGTGCGCGCGTTCTAGGTGTGAGTCCCGACTCGGTCGCGACCCACGCCAAGTTCGTCGGAAAGCATCGCTTGCCGATTACGCTGTTGTCCGACTCTTCCCGCGAAGTCTGCGCGGCCTACGGCGTGTGGGTGAAGAAGCGCCTCTACGGGCGCGAGTACATGGGGGTGGAGCGCAGCACCTTCGTGGTCGGCCCCAATGGCGTGGTGCGTCGGGTGTGGCGCGGCGTGAAGGTTCCGGGGCACGCCGCTGCGGTGCTGGCCGCCGTGCGAGAACGCGGCTAG
- a CDS encoding glycosyltransferase, with product MSDPGVSVLLPARDAEGTLSAALCSLSSQTFADWECILVDDGSRDRTATIAAEHAARDGRIRVVPGPGQGIVAALRTGLACCSASLVARMDADDLCHKRRLEAQVRAMNADPELTAVGCHPRLFPRGALSGGMRAYESWLTSLRSDADVRRDAFVECPIAHPSLMIRTATLRALDYQDRGWPEDYDLVLRMLEVGARVSVVPEVLLLWRESPQRLSRTSASCLHERFVACKAHYLARGPLRGGAEYVLWGFGDTGKELSRALLQEGKRPGMIVELHPGRVGQRIAGAPVVRPEQLQGRRGELPVVVSVAGAQARAEIRRTLALFDFVEGRDFVCAA from the coding sequence TTGAGCGATCCTGGCGTCAGTGTGCTGCTGCCGGCACGCGACGCAGAGGGCACCCTGTCGGCGGCGCTGTGTTCGCTCTCGAGCCAGACCTTCGCCGACTGGGAGTGCATCCTAGTGGACGACGGATCGCGGGATCGCACCGCGACGATTGCTGCCGAGCACGCGGCGCGGGACGGGAGGATTCGCGTCGTGCCCGGGCCAGGGCAGGGGATCGTGGCCGCGCTGCGCACGGGCCTCGCCTGCTGCAGCGCCAGCCTCGTTGCACGCATGGATGCCGACGATTTGTGCCACAAACGGCGACTGGAGGCGCAAGTGCGCGCCATGAACGCCGATCCGGAACTGACCGCGGTGGGTTGCCACCCACGCCTCTTCCCACGCGGCGCGCTGAGCGGAGGCATGCGTGCCTACGAGAGTTGGCTCACGTCTTTGCGCAGTGATGCCGACGTGCGTCGTGATGCCTTCGTCGAGTGCCCCATCGCCCACCCCAGCTTGATGATCCGCACTGCGACGTTGCGCGCCCTGGACTACCAAGATCGTGGCTGGCCCGAGGACTACGATCTGGTCTTGCGCATGCTGGAAGTCGGTGCCCGAGTTTCGGTGGTACCCGAGGTGCTGCTGCTGTGGCGTGAAAGCCCACAGCGACTCTCGCGCACGAGTGCGAGCTGTCTCCATGAACGCTTCGTGGCCTGCAAGGCGCACTATCTGGCGCGTGGACCGCTGCGTGGAGGTGCGGAATACGTGCTCTGGGGGTTCGGTGACACGGGCAAGGAACTCTCCCGCGCTCTTCTCCAAGAAGGGAAGCGGCCGGGCATGATCGTCGAGCTTCACCCGGGCCGCGTGGGTCAGCGGATCGCAGGTGCGCCCGTGGTGCGACCAGAGCAACTGCAAGGTCGCCGTGGCGAGTTGCCCGTGGTGGTCTCGGTAGCCGGCGCCCAGGCTCGCGCCGAGATTCGGCGCACCCTTGCGCTGTTCGATTTCGTGGAGGGTCGCGACTTCGTGTGCGCGGCGTGA
- the hisC gene encoding histidinol-phosphate transaminase has protein sequence MTRAVVLAAGTGSRLGNGSAPAPKPLRVVQGVPLVVRVLRALQESGIREAVVVVGHRGDEVRTAIESDPTLLLDLHFVDNERYLNKNGVSLLAAREFVDRECVLTMADHLYSPELVRRLLSAELAADTCALAVDYDVERCFDLDDATKVKVDGTRIADIGKEIAHYDAIDTGVFRIGPRLIEELARLDELQGDCSLSEGVCALAERGAFVTVDVGDVRWIDVDTPAALERAEAMLRVFGDSLGDEPGTGPRSFDPEALELFAPSWVRAAKPYNEAHFATAERGDLVRMMSNESPYAPSERVVQAILQAALRGNLYPSAGPNLRERLGEREGLSQEHVILGAGSTELIDVIIRTFVAPGEEVLLSVPTFSMYEARTRAAGGIPVLVPMREDQDHDIIGMLRGVTERTKVVFLCSPNNPTGNRIPEAEMRRLLGLGLPTVIDEAYIELGSGDTLTHLLRDYPNAIILRTFSKAYGLAGLRLGYALAHPVAIRLLERVKVPWNVPEITLVAALAALEDVTEHAQRVANLRGAREQLIADLARLPAVKALPSDGNFVLIDASATGLSADELVRRVQGEGVLIRSLGAHHAEKSFVRVTVGNAQDNARFVAALSRVVHAHARPGRAIYATDAE, from the coding sequence GTGACGCGCGCGGTTGTCTTGGCCGCAGGAACGGGGTCGCGCCTCGGCAACGGGTCGGCCCCGGCGCCGAAGCCCCTTCGAGTCGTGCAGGGCGTGCCCTTGGTGGTGCGAGTGCTGCGGGCCTTGCAGGAGTCGGGCATTCGCGAGGCGGTGGTCGTCGTGGGCCATCGCGGCGACGAAGTGCGGACCGCGATCGAGAGCGACCCGACGCTGCTCCTCGACCTTCACTTCGTCGACAACGAGCGGTACCTGAACAAGAACGGCGTCTCGCTCTTGGCAGCGCGGGAGTTCGTGGATCGTGAGTGTGTGCTCACGATGGCGGATCACCTGTACTCGCCGGAGCTCGTGCGACGTCTGCTCTCGGCCGAGTTGGCCGCCGACACCTGTGCTCTGGCCGTCGACTATGACGTCGAGCGCTGCTTCGACCTGGACGACGCGACGAAGGTGAAGGTCGACGGCACTCGCATCGCCGACATCGGCAAGGAGATCGCTCACTACGACGCCATCGACACGGGCGTGTTCCGCATCGGTCCGCGGCTGATCGAGGAGCTGGCTCGCCTGGACGAGCTACAGGGCGACTGCTCCCTGTCCGAGGGCGTGTGCGCCCTGGCCGAGCGCGGTGCTTTCGTGACCGTGGACGTGGGCGACGTCCGTTGGATCGACGTCGACACCCCGGCGGCCCTGGAGCGCGCCGAGGCCATGTTGCGCGTGTTCGGCGATTCCCTGGGAGACGAGCCCGGAACCGGTCCGCGTAGCTTCGACCCCGAGGCGCTGGAGCTGTTCGCGCCGAGCTGGGTCCGAGCCGCGAAGCCGTACAACGAAGCACATTTTGCCACGGCGGAACGCGGCGATCTCGTGCGCATGATGAGCAACGAGAGTCCCTACGCGCCGAGCGAGCGCGTCGTGCAGGCGATTCTTCAGGCCGCTCTGCGCGGCAACCTCTACCCGTCTGCGGGGCCCAACCTGCGCGAGCGTCTCGGTGAGCGCGAAGGGCTGTCGCAGGAGCACGTGATCTTGGGTGCAGGTTCGACGGAACTCATCGACGTCATCATTCGCACCTTCGTCGCGCCCGGCGAAGAAGTGCTGCTCAGTGTTCCGACCTTCAGCATGTACGAGGCGAGGACCCGCGCTGCCGGTGGCATCCCGGTGCTCGTGCCGATGCGCGAGGATCAAGACCACGACATCATCGGCATGTTGCGCGGGGTGACCGAGCGCACCAAGGTCGTCTTCCTCTGCTCGCCGAACAACCCCACGGGCAATCGCATTCCGGAAGCGGAGATGCGTCGGCTCTTGGGCCTTGGTCTGCCCACGGTGATCGACGAGGCGTACATCGAACTCGGTTCGGGTGACACCTTGACGCACTTGCTGCGGGACTATCCCAACGCGATCATTCTGCGCACCTTCTCCAAGGCCTACGGCCTGGCCGGTCTACGACTCGGCTATGCGTTGGCCCATCCCGTGGCCATTCGCTTGCTCGAGCGAGTGAAGGTGCCCTGGAACGTTCCGGAGATCACTCTGGTGGCTGCCCTGGCTGCCCTCGAAGACGTGACGGAGCACGCCCAGCGCGTGGCGAATCTGCGCGGCGCGCGTGAGCAGTTGATCGCGGACTTGGCACGGCTGCCTGCGGTCAAGGCGCTCCCGAGCGATGGCAACTTCGTGCTGATCGACGCGTCGGCCACCGGGCTGTCGGCGGACGAACTCGTGCGGCGCGTTCAAGGGGAGGGCGTGCTGATCCGCTCCCTGGGAGCGCACCACGCGGAGAAGAGCTTCGTGCGCGTCACCGTGGGCAATGCTCAGGACAACGCGCGCTTCGTTGCCGCGCTCTCGCGGGTCGTGCACGCGCACGCGCGACCGGGTCGCGCCATCTACGCCACGGACGCAGAGTGA
- a CDS encoding DUF4159 domain-containing protein: MSSDGHITRRRALLSVAGLACARPLRAFGQAGAFSVRILNTGGKRLSSPRDSGPGRWAFELVRRTSAPARLGASAVSADDPKLFDEPFALWTGDGDVPPLSRPEQRGLERFLKLGGLLVVDDQNPASGAFGRAARRELARVLPASPPVALDASHVLYKSYYIIDRPVGRVLGKPTLDAIVRGKSAQVVFLGHDLLGALARSRGGAWSLPVQPGGDRQREFAVRLAVNIAMYSLCSDYKDDQVHAPFLMRRRAGRGP; the protein is encoded by the coding sequence ATGTCGTCGGACGGGCACATCACACGAAGACGCGCGCTGCTCTCGGTGGCGGGTCTGGCGTGCGCGCGTCCTCTCCGGGCGTTCGGCCAGGCCGGCGCGTTTTCGGTGCGGATTCTCAACACTGGCGGCAAACGTCTGTCGTCGCCACGGGACTCGGGGCCTGGACGCTGGGCCTTCGAGTTGGTGCGACGGACCAGCGCGCCGGCTCGTTTGGGCGCATCGGCGGTCAGCGCGGACGACCCGAAGCTGTTCGACGAGCCCTTTGCGTTGTGGACCGGCGACGGGGACGTGCCGCCGCTTTCGCGCCCCGAGCAGCGAGGGCTGGAGCGCTTCTTGAAGCTGGGAGGCCTGTTGGTCGTGGACGACCAGAATCCAGCTTCGGGGGCCTTTGGACGCGCGGCACGGCGAGAGTTGGCGCGCGTGCTTCCGGCCTCGCCCCCGGTCGCGCTCGACGCGAGCCATGTGCTCTACAAGTCCTACTACATCATCGACCGCCCCGTGGGTCGCGTGCTCGGCAAACCCACGCTGGATGCGATCGTGCGGGGGAAGAGCGCTCAGGTCGTGTTTCTCGGTCATGACCTTTTGGGCGCGCTCGCACGCTCTCGCGGGGGCGCGTGGTCCTTGCCCGTGCAGCCCGGTGGCGATCGTCAGCGCGAATTCGCCGTTCGCCTCGCGGTCAACATTGCCATGTACAGCTTGTGCTCGGACTACAAAGACGACCAAGTACATGCACCGTTCTTGATGCGGCGCCGAGCGGGACGCGGTCCCTGA
- a CDS encoding inositol-3-phosphate synthase — protein MKPPAQLQKADGKLAVLLPGLGAVATTFVAGCMLARKGLAHPTGSVTQLGTIRLGKRTDSRVPKIRDFVPLADLADLEFAGWDLFPDNAHEAAETAKVLESRHLDQIKDELRQIKPMPAVFYPEYVKRLHGTHLKTEKTKADMVEALRQDIRDTVRDRGCSRAVAVWCGSTEVYIEPSAVHQSVSAFEKGLLENDPNISNSMIYAWACLKEGVPYANGAPNLSTDFPAGWELARETQTPICGKDFKTGQTLMKTILAPGLKARMLGLSGWFSTNILGNRDGEVLDDPDNFKTKEVSKLGVLEHILQPDVYPELYGDVYHKVRINYYPPRGDAKEGWDNLDIFGWLGYPMQIKVDFLCRDSILAAPIVLDLALFMDLAKRAGFRGVQEWLSFFFKSPMVAEGLYPEHDLFIQSMKLKNTLRWMMGENLITHLGNEYYD, from the coding sequence ATGAAGCCCCCCGCCCAACTCCAAAAAGCAGACGGCAAGCTGGCAGTGCTCCTACCGGGTCTCGGTGCGGTGGCAACGACCTTCGTCGCTGGCTGCATGCTGGCTCGCAAAGGACTCGCCCACCCGACTGGCTCGGTGACGCAACTCGGAACCATCCGCCTCGGCAAGCGGACCGACAGCCGTGTACCGAAGATCCGCGACTTCGTCCCCTTGGCGGATCTCGCCGACTTGGAGTTCGCGGGTTGGGATCTCTTCCCCGACAACGCCCATGAAGCTGCGGAGACGGCAAAGGTCCTCGAGTCCCGTCATCTCGATCAGATCAAGGACGAGCTACGCCAAATCAAGCCGATGCCCGCCGTGTTCTACCCCGAATACGTCAAGCGACTGCACGGCACGCACCTGAAGACGGAGAAGACGAAGGCGGACATGGTGGAAGCCCTGCGCCAGGACATCCGCGACACGGTCCGGGATCGCGGTTGTAGTCGCGCCGTCGCAGTGTGGTGCGGCTCCACGGAGGTGTACATCGAGCCAAGCGCGGTGCATCAAAGCGTCAGCGCCTTCGAGAAGGGCCTGCTGGAAAACGACCCCAACATCAGCAACTCGATGATCTACGCTTGGGCCTGCTTGAAAGAGGGCGTTCCCTACGCCAACGGCGCGCCCAATTTGAGTACGGACTTCCCCGCAGGCTGGGAGCTGGCTCGGGAAACCCAGACCCCCATTTGCGGCAAGGATTTCAAGACGGGTCAGACCCTGATGAAGACCATCCTGGCCCCAGGCTTGAAGGCGCGCATGCTGGGACTCAGCGGTTGGTTTTCCACCAACATTCTCGGCAACCGCGACGGCGAAGTGCTGGACGATCCGGATAACTTCAAGACCAAAGAGGTCAGCAAGCTCGGTGTGCTCGAGCACATTCTGCAGCCCGACGTCTATCCGGAGCTGTACGGCGACGTGTACCACAAGGTCCGCATCAACTATTACCCGCCCCGCGGCGACGCCAAAGAGGGCTGGGACAACTTGGATATCTTCGGTTGGCTCGGCTACCCGATGCAGATCAAAGTCGACTTCTTGTGTCGCGATTCGATTCTGGCCGCGCCCATCGTCTTGGATCTGGCGCTGTTCATGGACCTCGCCAAGCGCGCCGGCTTCCGCGGCGTGCAGGAGTGGCTCTCCTTCTTCTTCAAGAGTCCGATGGTCGCCGAGGGGCTCTATCCCGAGCACGACTTGTTCATTCAGTCGATGAAGCTGAAGAACACCCTGCGTTGGATGATGGGAGAAAACCTCATCACCCACTTGGGCAACGAGTACTACGACTGA
- a CDS encoding glutamine amidotransferase, whose translation MQHSAWAISEDLPPSAAVVALAIAALSLALLIFAEVRQAERFRAGVLATGLVAAALLLAAVLRPVRVKTAGTEVGPRVVVLFDDSRRLLLPLGSSTRRSSALEAADSVQKHFAASRVSVTAFAEHPLAEQRPGKSPSGDSSDLLEALNELSREGGEHPKAVVVISDGRLSRPGSIAKPSEMAKALSGLGVPIHTVRVTDEAPKDAAVRQVRAAGAAVAHQPLSLSIEVACSGGLTCDKLPLTVRELRYDAEPALLARGTVEVKDGVGNVDLNIVLERAGERIVEVAIEGPPGDTIPDNNRRFLSFGVTRERLRLLHVAGRPTYDVRMLRTWLKSDESVDLVAFFILRSNTDDPGTDDEAELALIPFPVDELFTEHLPSFDAVVLQDIDALEYKLARHLPSLASYVESGGGLIMVGGPSSFSGGGYAGSALGRALPVELSDADKPFDLLEVVPSYTDVGRAAPVLRGVRAVLGETLPTFVGSNTVGAARAGSLVLWSHPGRRADGEPMPLLALGEAGDGRSIALGLDATYRLAWSEEGAAAAGRAYGALWEGLLGWLMRDPRYEAARIALTTPCYAGEPTNLSVTPSTRPEGNIEVQLERLGVVGGKPQSKSAQARGNATVQVPLGALEPGGYTARVRIGTTPPARFDFACERGGAAWADSRPDPERMQAIARATSGKSVPIGDVGALPQPSATLVASERHVTPLMPPWAWALLSAMAVGAHWLARRRAGLS comes from the coding sequence ATGCAGCACAGCGCCTGGGCCATCAGCGAGGACCTGCCGCCGTCCGCGGCGGTGGTCGCCCTGGCCATTGCAGCGCTTTCCTTGGCGCTTCTGATCTTTGCGGAGGTGCGCCAGGCGGAACGTTTTCGGGCGGGAGTGCTCGCAACGGGGCTGGTGGCAGCCGCGCTCTTGCTGGCCGCGGTGCTGCGTCCCGTGCGCGTGAAGACCGCCGGCACTGAAGTGGGGCCGCGAGTGGTCGTGCTCTTCGACGACAGCCGACGGCTGCTGTTGCCCCTGGGCTCCTCGACTCGGCGATCCAGCGCGCTGGAAGCGGCCGACTCCGTGCAAAAGCACTTTGCCGCGAGCCGCGTGAGTGTGACCGCGTTTGCAGAGCATCCCCTCGCGGAACAGCGACCGGGCAAGAGCCCCAGCGGCGACAGCAGCGACCTGCTGGAGGCGCTGAACGAGCTTTCTCGCGAGGGCGGCGAGCATCCCAAGGCCGTCGTGGTCATCAGCGACGGTCGCCTCTCGCGTCCGGGGAGCATCGCGAAGCCATCCGAGATGGCCAAGGCACTATCGGGCCTTGGCGTTCCGATCCACACCGTGCGGGTCACCGATGAAGCGCCGAAGGATGCGGCCGTGCGCCAAGTGCGCGCGGCGGGAGCCGCCGTGGCGCACCAGCCGCTGTCTTTGAGCATCGAAGTCGCCTGCTCCGGGGGGCTTACTTGTGACAAGCTGCCGCTGACGGTGCGCGAGCTGCGCTACGACGCCGAACCCGCCCTGCTCGCTCGCGGCACCGTGGAGGTCAAGGACGGCGTGGGTAACGTCGATTTGAACATCGTGTTGGAACGCGCGGGGGAGCGCATCGTGGAGGTCGCCATCGAAGGTCCCCCGGGCGACACCATCCCGGACAACAACCGACGCTTTCTCTCCTTTGGCGTCACGCGCGAGCGCCTTCGGCTGCTGCACGTAGCCGGTCGTCCGACCTACGACGTGCGCATGCTCCGCACTTGGCTGAAGAGCGACGAGTCGGTGGACTTGGTCGCCTTCTTCATCTTGCGTTCCAACACTGACGACCCGGGAACCGATGACGAGGCGGAGCTGGCGTTGATTCCATTCCCCGTCGACGAACTGTTCACCGAGCACTTGCCCAGCTTCGACGCGGTCGTGCTGCAGGACATCGACGCCCTCGAGTACAAGCTGGCGCGCCACCTGCCGTCTCTTGCCAGCTATGTGGAGTCGGGCGGCGGTCTGATCATGGTGGGCGGCCCGTCGTCCTTCTCCGGTGGCGGCTACGCCGGCTCGGCTTTGGGCCGGGCCTTGCCCGTCGAGCTTTCCGACGCGGACAAGCCCTTCGACTTGCTCGAGGTGGTGCCTAGCTACACCGATGTGGGCCGCGCTGCGCCCGTGTTGCGAGGGGTGCGCGCAGTACTGGGCGAGACGTTGCCCACCTTCGTCGGCTCCAACACCGTCGGGGCGGCTCGCGCCGGTAGCCTCGTCCTGTGGTCCCATCCGGGGCGCCGCGCCGATGGCGAGCCCATGCCGCTGCTGGCGTTGGGCGAGGCTGGTGACGGACGCAGCATCGCGCTCGGCTTGGATGCGACCTACCGTCTCGCCTGGAGTGAGGAAGGAGCGGCGGCAGCGGGCCGAGCCTACGGCGCACTATGGGAAGGTCTGCTGGGGTGGCTCATGCGCGATCCGCGCTACGAGGCGGCGCGCATCGCGCTGACGACGCCGTGCTACGCGGGTGAGCCCACGAATCTGTCGGTGACGCCGAGCACGCGCCCCGAGGGCAACATCGAAGTGCAGCTGGAGCGCCTTGGCGTGGTGGGCGGCAAACCCCAGAGCAAGAGCGCGCAGGCGCGGGGCAACGCCACGGTGCAGGTCCCGCTCGGCGCGCTCGAGCCCGGGGGCTACACGGCGCGGGTACGCATCGGGACCACCCCTCCTGCACGGTTCGACTTCGCTTGCGAGCGGGGGGGCGCCGCTTGGGCAGACTCGCGTCCTGATCCGGAGCGCATGCAGGCGATCGCTCGGGCGACTTCGGGCAAGAGCGTGCCCATCGGCGACGTTGGCGCATTGCCCCAGCCGAGTGCCACGTTGGTGGCGAGCGAGCGTCACGTGACGCCCTTGATGCCACCCTGGGCGTGGGCACTGCTGTCGGCCATGGCCGTGGGCGCGCACTGGCTGGCGCGACGCCGGGCCGGTCTGTCCTAG
- a CDS encoding EAL domain-containing protein, giving the protein MHRMVAPEDLSVVFQPIVRLPDARPFGYEAFVRCRAPAFANPLVLFEQAVAAGCAGRLGRMIREIAVGLAGSTPLFVNVHPQELSEGWLVRPDDPIFRHDDEVFLEITESVPLTHFDLCLSVLKEVRSRGAVHLVVDDLGAGYSNLKRIADLEPRVVKLDRALIAGLERSARQRQLVANVVRLCKRLDARVVAEGVETLEEHAALCAAGADLAQGYLYARPGYPIPSVHVPVTR; this is encoded by the coding sequence ATGCATCGTATGGTGGCGCCCGAGGATCTCAGTGTGGTCTTTCAGCCCATCGTGCGGCTACCCGACGCTCGACCCTTTGGCTACGAGGCGTTCGTGCGTTGCCGTGCGCCGGCCTTCGCCAATCCCCTCGTGCTGTTCGAACAGGCCGTGGCCGCGGGTTGCGCCGGACGCCTCGGCAGGATGATCCGAGAGATCGCGGTCGGCCTCGCGGGGTCCACGCCGCTGTTCGTCAACGTCCACCCCCAAGAGCTGAGCGAGGGATGGCTGGTGCGTCCCGACGATCCCATATTCCGCCACGACGACGAAGTATTCCTCGAGATCACCGAATCGGTACCCCTCACCCACTTCGATCTGTGTCTGTCGGTCCTGAAAGAGGTGAGAAGTCGCGGGGCCGTGCACTTGGTGGTCGACGACCTGGGCGCAGGCTACTCCAACCTGAAACGCATCGCCGATCTCGAGCCGCGTGTCGTAAAGCTGGATCGAGCACTGATCGCAGGATTGGAACGCAGTGCACGACAACGTCAGCTCGTGGCCAACGTGGTTCGGCTCTGCAAACGGCTGGACGCGAGGGTCGTCGCCGAGGGGGTGGAAACCCTCGAGGAGCATGCGGCGCTTTGTGCCGCCGGTGCGGACCTGGCCCAGGGCTATCTCTACGCCCGTCCGGGGTACCCGATTCCGAGCGTCCACGTTCCCGTCACGCGCTGA